ggaTCAAGGAattacttgtttgggggccatacctggcagtgcttaggggttacacctggctctgcactcaggaatcagtcctgattgtgggctcaggggaccatctgggatgccagagatcgaacccaggtcagccatgtgcgagacaagcaccctgcctgctgtactatctctttgggcccAGGAATTGCTTTTTACAGTAAAGGAGTcagtcctaatttttttttttttctgtttgggtcacaccacctggcgatgcacaagggttactcctggctctgcactcaggaattactcctggcggtgctcaggggaccatatgagatgctgggaattgagccccggtcagcaacgtgcaaggcaaacgccctacccactgtgctattgctccaaccccgtcGTCAATCCTAAATCTTACCTTGGTTTTCTACATTCATCACCTTCACTTCCCTAACAGAATTGTGGGAAGAGATGAATAAGtcaaacaaatttatttagaaaatgagaGATTGGTGCATGAGAGAACAGaggcttctccagagcagaaaGAGCACAGTCCGTCTCAAGCAAGGTTGTGCAGACCGTGTCTCCAGAATGAGGAAATGGGTCCTAAGAAAGTTCACATCTCAAACAGATGAGGGCCAAAGAAGCATAGAGTAAGAGTGAGAAAACATCTCAGGCAGAGATGCAGGCAAATGTGCACCTTTTCTGCTACCAATTTAGTTTATGTCGCTTCCccaaactctcccctcccccacagaccCTTGCTAGGGTGGCTGTCACAGGGGAAAGCTTGGGAcagttgattatttttttttagcatggTCTTAATTCCAGCAGTAGCGCCTCTCTTTCCAGGGCGGTCCAGCCATGCTCTGGGCCTGAAATTCTGCATCTCACCAGTTTTTCTGGGTCTCCTGAGCCGGTTCCTGTGTCTTAAAGGTTCAAGACTGTGTTTTTCCCAGTATATATATCCACCCCGCAACACCTTGTGTATATAAATTTCCCATTTAATTCACAGGCTCCCACTCCTCGTTTCATTtcttgggggtttggggggaggattttcctcctagtggtactcaggggaccatgcaaggTCAGGGATCAAAGGATCAAATCCACTTCAgccctttcatttatttatttattttttgctttttgggtcacacctggcaatgcacaggggttactcctggctctgcactcaggacttacccctggccgtgctcaggtgaccatatgggatgctgggatttgaacctggatcggccgcgtgcaaggcaaacgccctacccgctgtgctatctctccagccctcacttcaGCCCTCTTAATTATGTTCCTGGCACCcaaaattagttttcttttttttgggggggtggtggtggtggtggtttgtttttgggtcataactagcaatgcttgggctggagcaataggatagtgggtaagccttgcacgcggctgactggggttcgatccctccacccctctcggagagcccggcaagctactgagagcctggcaagctacccgtggcgtattcgatatgctaaaaacagtaacaagtctcacatggagatgttacttgtgcccactcgagcaaatcgatgagaaatgggatgacagtgacagtgatctggcaatgcttagggcctATTTCTGGTTcctagctcaggaatcactcctacccGGAAATTATATGCAGCTCCAGAGAGTGGACCCTGGGCCACCTGGGTTCGAGTGCGCTACTGGCTGTACAACCTTCCAGCAacttcccccgcccccatcctttCCCATGGGAAAGATGATACTTTGAGCAATTACACATGGGGTCTTGAAATTAAGAGCTTTACATGATCTTCCAAAGCATTAGCTTCCAAAACCATTGGGGCATTTATGAGAAAAACAGACTCTGAGTAGGATTTGCCAAGCTAGCACCAGGCAacgaaataagaattttaaataagaacTTTAAAGTCGGCACTGCCTTTTCCACTGGAGAAACCTCTATtctcagtctgtctctctctgtaaaCTTCtctcaataaaaactactttgcttcactaaaaaagtaaaaatacagcCCGGCCCCGCATGCCCCACGCAGCCTCCAGCAGATGGATTAAGAAGTCGGCTTCCACCTCTCTCCACCCTCTTCGAAATTCCTCCAAGGCAGGATCCCTGGaaaatcctcctcctccccgcctccccgctccCACGCAACACTGCCGCCTCGATCAGACCTGCGGCGTGTAACCAAATGAATGAGCGAGTAACTGGGCAGACGTCTTCAGATCCTCCCCAGGGCTCTCGGTTCCCCCCTGGCGCTGCTCTAGGCGTCAGGCTCACCTAAGCGGGCCGGCGCGCAGCACAAGTGCAACCACCTGCAGAGAAGCCGCGAGAgaaaggggcggggcgggaccgggagaggggcggggctACGTCAGGGGCAGGACTAGGGGGCGGGGCCGGACCCGGGCGCTCCTCGCGAGGAGAGGGCAGGTAGCGGGGGCGGAGCCAGGACGCGATTCGTGGCGCCATTGGCTGTTGCCGTCATCACCCGGCAGTAATTGCAGAGGTcaaccccacccccttcctctttccctcggAGCGGGCCTCGGCAGCGGCGGCTTCTTCAGACATGGTGAGGCCGGGAAATCGGGGGCCATCCGCCCTGCAGTGGGCTtcgagggctggggtgggaggcgCGGGGTGAGCCCGGGGGGTCCCCTTTGCCGACCGAGCCCGTGAGGCCCCGTGCGGGAAGGCCTGGCGCCCCCATCCCTTACAACCACCCTCCGCCCCGAAGACCGTGTGCCGGGGAGAGCGCTCGGGCACCGCCTGCGTCTAGGGCGGGGTGGGCCTGGACGCGGGCGCCCCCGCCAGCACCTGCGGCACCCCAGACGCGGCCGCGGCGGGGCCGAGGGTCGCCGCTGCGACCCTGGCGAGCAGGCCGGGCCCGAGCCAGACCTCCTCTCGCGCGCAGGCCAAGATTAAGGCCCGAGACCTTCGTGGCAAGAAGAAGGAGGAGCTGCTCAAGCAGCTGGACGACCTGAAGGTGGAGCTGTCGCAGCTGCGCGTCGCCAAAGTGACGGGCGGCGCGGCGTCCAAGCTCTCCAAGATGTGAGTGACTCGGACCCGGGGCACCCCGTGCAGACCCGCCGCCCTCGGGCTTCCCCGGGAGGTGCCCCCTTGCCCGCGCCCCGCCACGTGGGTGCCCGCCGCGCGGGGTTTGACGCGCACCCGGTAGGGCGCGGGGGAGCGCCTGGGGCGCTGCTCTCTCCCTGGTGTGTTTTCTGCTCACGCACCGCCACGTGCTTTGGCTTGATTGCATTTTCGCGGGAGAAAAGGTAGCCCGAAGAGCTTCAAAGGCCTGGTCCAGGTGCTTGCCCGAACCTGCACTTTTTTCTTAAATGCCCGATTATAAACGACGATTTGTGGGACAGAGGGGAGCTGGCCGAAAGGGCCGAGGGCCAggtttggtttgatccctggcaccacacctcATGCTGCCACCAGAGCACTGAGcttggagagtggctgtgagcgctgcctggtgtggccacGACCTCCCGCAAAAATACAGCAGAAGCGTACAAGGTCCCTTTCTCCCGCGTTCTCTAGTTTTGGTCTTTTTTGTTAAGTTCTGCgtggtgtgtttgtttttgtgggtgccggggctcaaaccctggGCAtcgtacatgcaaggcaagtgctctgcaaGTGAGCTGCCTCCCTGGGCCTGTATCTGGCTTCAGAGATGCCTCTTGGGATTTTTCCTGTCCTGTAAAATACCCTTTGTTCTTACGTGGGTAGAGAACTGTGTGAGTTGGGGTGCGCTGGGGCAAGCTGCATGCCAGGGCCTCCAAACCGCCTCTCCCAGCCCCACAGTGAGGGGAGTCCTCGGCATTCCCAGCGTGCCTCCTTTTCAGCTTGGCACCGTTCCTTAGATCCAGCCTGCAGCTGGTGTCAGCCCTCTTATCTCCTTATGTCCACACACGTCTGTTCCACCCTCGGGTGTCCTGTGGGTGGGCTTGGCCTGGCCCCCTGGCGGGTCCACCATTCCCACCAGTCAGCTTGGGGTGGGAGATCTTCCTTGTCCCCACTCCTGGGGCTCGGTCCTGACCCGTCttgcctctttttgttttgtagccGAGTGGTCCGCAAATCCATCGCCCGTGTTCTCACCGTCATTAACCAGACTCAGAAAGAAAACCTCAGAAAATTCTACAAGGTAGGTCTCCAGTGAGGGTTTGGCCACGGGGAGCAGCGTGCAGCCTTCCTCTGGTGTGTGGGTCTGGGTTTTCCCTCGTAGATTTGGGTGTGGGTGTTTACTCAGGCTGCAGAAAGACATCAAAGGGGCAAGGGGCTGACTGGACGCGGGCTTGATCCAGACTCCCCAGCTGAGGGCACTGAGGATTGTTTCAGTCCGTTAGCAAATAGCTGAGGCCTCAGACTTAGAGGCAGTGCTCCTGAGCACCTACGGATGAGCCACCATGTGTGTAGGTTCCAAATTGATGGGGGCGTAGTAGGTGTGACCGGACCAAATTGAGGACTACTTGGGGAGAATTCTCAGGTGTCTAGTTTTGTCtagaatttttgtgttttgtgttttggacacagacagtgatgctcagaggttactcctggctctggggaaccatgtgggatgctagcgatcgaacccatgtctgctgtgcagggcaaacgccctacccactgtgctatcgctctggcccctttatcCTAGGGTCTTAAAGTCAGTTTTTCTGTTGGGAAAAGACTAcccagggcgtactcctggctctgcactcggggatcactcccggtggggctctggCATTGAATTGGCTACATCCAAGGCCTTGTCCCCgctactgtcactccagccctccagtatctttttttttttttttaatctgtataaAGGTGGGAGGGGAGAACTCAACAGACCAGagggcctgccttgcatgcaggacccCTGGGTGTAGACCTCTGCCCAAAAAAGTGTAATTGGGGCTCAAGCACAAGCTTGCACGCATAAGCACAAGACGACTTTCCTCTGTGTAAGTAGATGTTTATATTCTTGGCTTATTACAAGGAACTGGTTAATGACTGGGAGCTGGCTCACCCGAGAGCCCTGAGTAAGGGCTGGCGCAGGAAAGAAGCGGTGGGTGGCCGGCTCACGGGCGGAAGCTGCTTTGCGCCTCTGCCTTGAGGCCTTTTAAATTACTGGGTCAGATCCACACAGATTTCCCAGGATAATTTCCCCCCCGCaccttttattttgatttgggggaccGAATGAGGTGCTGGGACTTCactccgggttggctgcgtgcaaggcaagtaccctgcctgctgtactgttgttctgtcTCCATTCCCTTTTTCTCAGCAACTTACTTATTGGTGTAGCCCACTCTGTTAAAAGGGGTTGCCTTTGGCCATACTGCGGGGGACACGTGGTGCCCAAgatgaaaccagggtcagtttcaagccaggcaggtgccttatcCCTGTGCTGTCTGGCAACAGGATATTTTAAACCGAGGggggatttttttatttgtcatgGAAAATGGTTCCTTGTTACCCAGATTAGCACTGGAACAGCAGGTTTTCCCATGTTAGAGCAGCTGTCACGGGCAGGACTAGCTGCCCGCTGGCTGGCATAGGTGGGGGCCTGGAAGAGTTCGCCTCATCTGCCGGTGCTCCCAACGCCCACAGTGTGAGGGGGACAGTTGTGGCACCACTGGGTAGAAGTGAGTTCTCGGCTTTGGGGGGTCATGTCCTGGCCTGAGGCTTGTGGTGACAGGCTGAGTTGTGGTACAAGGGACTGGACAAAGGCCTCCAGGTACAGGTGCACAGCGGCATCTGTGCTGCCAGcttgtcgggggggggggggggccttgccTGCTTAGATATTTTCCTGCAGTTCTCTGCTTCAGGCTAATTCTAGAAGCCTGGAGCTAATACTCCGGGCCTTGGTGTTTCCGTTTGAAGTGTCCGTTTTGGTTCTCAAGGCTATTGACAGTCCTGTGGGGGGGCTTCCTTAGTCCCCTTCCCTTTGCACCTGTGGCACTGGCGTGACCACAGGAGCTGCCTTAGTCCACGCCGGTTCGTGCGAGAGGGCAGTGGATGGGGAGTGACCGGCCGCTCGGTGTCGGCAGGACTCCAAGGCAAGAAATGGCCGCGCTGCACTCCCCCTTAGTGCAGCTATCACCTGGCCGGGGACTGTCCCTTTGAGCCTCCTGACAGCATCTGGTGGGCCCTCCACTGCCTTCCCTGTGGTGCACCTGTGCAAGCTGGGCCTGGTGACTAGTCAGCCGCGGAATTGGGGGTGATCCTGGGGTCAGGTTGGTGGAAAGTCCTCCGTGGGGAACCTGCGTGTGTGCCCCAGGTCATTGCCCCCCGTCTTGAATTTAGGGGACTTGAACAAGGTGTCTGTACATGGTCCCCTGCTTGGTGACTTAACAGACCTTGCATATCTAGagctcagcttccctccccgtccctccaCACCTTCCTGGGGGTCTTCCCCTCCACTGCTGCAGGTTCCCCTCAACCCCACCCTCATGGTCTCCTTTGTTCACCCAGGGCAAGAAGTACAAGCCCCTCGATCTGCGGCCCAAGAAGACTCGTGCCATGCGCCGCCGACTCAACAAGCATGAGGAGAGCCTGAAGACCAAGAAGCAGCAGCGGAAGGAGCGGCTGTACCCGCTGCGCAAATACGCGGTCAAGGCCTGAGCCGCGGCCACAATAAAGCACACTCACTGGCTTTGCAGGTGTTCGCCGGTGTTTGCAGGGGCAAGGGTGCTGctcgtgggggtggggtgtcttGGGCCAGTGGCCTGGAACTGCCCTCTCGGCCTTCGCTGGCTCTGCCCAGCACTAGGGGTGAGTGGATGGTGCTGCGGGCGTGGTGGATCAGCCATCGACAGAGCCGGACACTAGGAGTTTCTTGTCTGGGGTGAAGGCAAAGGCGTGGGCCTCGTCCAGTACTCCCTGCGCAGAAGCGCGGCATCGAGTTCCAGGGCCGTGCATCCTGCCTGCAGCCCTTCCTCCTGCCTTACCTGGACTGGCAGCCTTACCTTCACCGTCTCCAGGCACGTTCCTGTGTTGCAGTCCCACACTTTGATCTGGAAGCAAAGGAGCAGAAAGGCAGGGTCTGTGGCTCTTCCACGTCTCGGGAAGATTGCAGTACACACATCTGGGGTCCGCCTGGGCCTGACCCAGACCTTCGGCTGTGCACTAGGCTCCGTCCTGCTCCCCCTCCAGTTTAGGAGGCTGCAGGGGGGGTTACCATGGGGGAGTAGTCGGCGCTGGCCAGCTGCAGCCCGTCGGGGAAGAAGGCTATGCTCTTCACCCAGGAGATGTGACCCTTGAGCTGAACAGGCGGGCTTGAGGTGGAGGTTTTCCAGATAGAGATGGTCTTGTCCCAGGAACCGGAAGCCTGCGTGGCAGAGAGCTCTTAGGCCACTGGCCATGAGACTGGATGGTCTGGGCCCTCCAGGGGTCGGGAGGCCTGGAACCGCGCGGGGAGCCAGCATGGGCTCGGGCCGCACCGCTCACCAGGAGGCCAGAGGAGGAGTAGCTTAGGCAGCTGATGTTGCCTTCGTGGCCCTCCAGCTCTCGCGCCATGACTGTTCTGGCTCGCAGGTCCCAGATGCAGATGGTGGAGTCCCAGGAGCCCGTGGCCTGTGGGCAGCTGCCGTGAGCCTGGGCCGGCCAGCCCAAGCCCCGGGACCAGTCCGGGCAGAGCGGTGAGGCTCACCAGGCAGTCTGAGCTGGGCGCGAAGTCGCTGCTCTGGATGGAGTCTCTGTGCCCTGCCAGGTGTCGCAGGGCCTGGCCGGACTgagggagagatccctgagacgGGCCGGGCCCTGCGTGGGGCCTACTGGGCAAGAGGGTTCATGGGTGATGCCAGGCTGCTGGCTGTCGGCGTGGGGCATGAGTCAGGCCGTGGCGGAGGGCCAGGGCCGGCTCTACCCCTCCATGTACCTGCACCTCCCAGAGGATCACCCGCTTGTCCCAGCCCCCTGATGCCAGCAGCTTGGAATCCGGGCTGAAGCTGACGGTCTCCACGCTGCGCTGGTGACCTGCAGACCAGGTGGGACAGGGGCAGGGACACCGTCTCCAAGGAGCCAGGCCCGCGCTCAGCTCCCGGTGCCCCGGCCCACTCACCATTTAAGACCTGTAGACACTTGGCCTCCGCTGTGTCCCACAGGCGGACAGAGCAGTCCCCGGAGGTGCTGGCGAAGAGGCGGCCATCAGGGGAGAAGCGGCAGAACTTCacagggcctggggcgggggctgggacgGTCAGGGAGCAAGGCGTGGCCCACAGCCCTGCTCGCTGACCCTCACCTGGCCTGGAAACCCCACTGATGTGTGTGGAAAGCCAGCACCCACATTCTGCAGGCATCTCAAACCCCACCTTAGGGTCCTAGCTAGCTCCATCCCCCCCAGATGTGACCCTGTATGACCTGCTTGGCTTTTGTATTTCAATGAGACTATCCTGTAGCATGGCAAATATGCCAAAGGGCATGCGGGCAGCAGGGAGGATTTATAATGGGAAAGAGTCGGTCCTGAGAGGCCTGGGGTTGGGTGTGTGAGGGCCAATGGAAGAAGCGTGGCTGGCAGGTCCCGGTGCACCAGCCCTGTCCCTGAAGGCAGCGACCAGAGGCAGCCGCTgcacctcccaccctccagagctaggagtgacgCGAGGAAAGTCCTTCACAGGCTTAAATTAAGGCGCCTCCGGGTCCCTGGCCCTGGAGTCCCAGATTTAGTCACTGGATGGGAAGTTCCTGGTCCAAGGCCCACCATCCGGACAGTAAGGTTCCCTGGTAGGTGCGTGCCTGAGTCCGTTCCTAAGGCGCTGGCACGATGATGCCGGTTTGGGGGGTCACCAGCGTGGCGGGCTCTGCGGGGCGCCCAAGCCCGCGGGCCCCGTCCCACCTGTGTGTCCCGCCAGCCTCCAGAGCAGCTTCCCGCTGCCGGTGGCCCAGCCGTAGAGGCAGCCGTCCTCGGAGGCCGTGAGCAGCGTGTGGCCGTCGGGCGAGAAGGCCGAGCAGTTGACCTGGGAggagagcagagcccagagcagcgCGCCGTCCCGTGGCCATCCCCCGGGCCCGCGTGCCCCGAGCACGGGCTGCGAGCCCCGTCTGGAACCAGAGCTTAGAACCCGGAGCCCAGGGACCCGCAGCGGCCCCACGGCACGGAGCCGGAGCCCCACGCGGCCTCACCTCCCCTTTGTGGCGGCTGAAGACCTTCACTCTCCCCACCGCCAGCCCCTTGCAGGCCCTGATGTTCATGGGCCTGCGTGCCCAGGCCAGGAGGCCGCTCCTGCGTCCCGCGGACGCCCTCGGCCCCGGGACCTGCAGTGTGTACCGCGGTCTCCATGGCAGCGGGGCGGGGCTCGCatggccgccagggggcgcgccGGGCCCGCGCGGGGAGCCTGCAAGGCTGGGGTTTGTCCGCGCAGCGGCGAGACACCGAGCACAGCACCTTCCGCTCGGCAGGTGCACCTAGAACCGAGACATCTTCCCTGCGTGGCGGCCAGGACGGGGCTTAGGAAAGCtgtcaaggggccggagcgatagtacagcgggtagggcgtttgcctggcacgcgaacgacctgggttcagtcctcagcatcccgtagggtcccgagcagagccaggagtaacccctacccctgagcatcgccaggtgtgacccaaaaagaaaaaaaagggggctaTCGGCATGTCCAGGTGTGCAGGCccagccagtgtgtgtgtgtgtgtgtgtgtgtgtgtgtgtgtgtacagagggTATTAAAGGTGGGTCCGCTGgattggagggatagtacagcagcgaGGGCACTTACCTTTGATCAAGCCAGAGTCAATCCCTGGCTCCCGATAAAGTCCCCAAATGCCCAGTGAGCTCCGATAGGAAAAAATGGGGGGTAGGAGGGTCATTGAAACTGTtgaacgtggggctggagcgatagcacagcgggtagggcatttgccttgcacacggctgacccaggttcgattcccagcatcccatatggtcccctgagcagcgccaggggtaattc
The nucleotide sequence above comes from Sorex araneus isolate mSorAra2 chromosome 1, mSorAra2.pri, whole genome shotgun sequence. Encoded proteins:
- the WDR38 gene encoding WD repeat-containing protein 38; this encodes MNIRACKGLAVGRVKVFSRHKGEVNCSAFSPDGHTLLTASEDGCLYGWATGSGKLLWRLAGHTGPVKFCRFSPDGRLFASTSGDCSVRLWDTAEAKCLQVLNGHQRSVETVSFSPDSKLLASGGWDKRVILWEVQSGQALRHLAGHRDSIQSSDFAPSSDCLATGSWDSTICIWDLRARTVMARELEGHEGNISCLSYSSSGLLASGSWDKTISIWKTSTSSPPVQLKGHISWVKSIAFFPDGLQLASADYSPMIKVWDCNTGTCLETVKGVLDEAHAFAFTPDKKLLVSGSVDG
- the RPL35 gene encoding 60S ribosomal protein L35, which produces MAKIKARDLRGKKKEELLKQLDDLKVELSQLRVAKVTGGAASKLSKIRVVRKSIARVLTVINQTQKENLRKFYKGKKYKPLDLRPKKTRAMRRRLNKHEESLKTKKQQRKERLYPLRKYAVKA